In one window of Brockia lithotrophica DNA:
- a CDS encoding Cytochrome d ubiquinol oxidase subunit I — MPNQLVVDLSRLQFGLTAAFHFIFVPLTIGLIILVAVMESLYRRTKDEMYREMADFWGKLYAINFVLGVVTGITMEFQFGTNWSEYSKFMGDIFGIPLAIEALLAFFLESTFFGIWFFGRERWPQLRELSAWMVALGTNLSALWIITANGFMQHPVGYKIVEIDGRKLIHLENFWEVFFNPNVWWMLVHTILASYIVGSFFVLGVSAYHFLKGVSGRKREFFERSFRMALVMAVLATLLTAVTGHFQGVNTARTQPVKAAAFEAVWEGGKGVPFYLFSIPVPSQEKNILECCPIPYLGSFLYTNNPFGEVKGLKDFPAEDRPPVVVVTWAFRLMVGLGIYFLAVAVYTWWKYRRGGLEALERSPKLLKVLLYSIPLPYISHWLGWSVTEFGRQPWVVYGLMRTSEAVSPVSVGDVVFSLVGLTFFYGVLIVADIYLLSKLAKEGPHLEEAPGKGISGRPVEA; from the coding sequence ATGCCCAACCAGCTTGTGGTGGACCTGAGCCGCCTGCAGTTCGGCCTCACGGCGGCGTTCCACTTCATCTTCGTTCCCCTCACGATCGGCCTCATCATCCTCGTCGCGGTCATGGAGTCGTTGTACCGGCGGACCAAGGACGAGATGTATCGCGAGATGGCCGATTTCTGGGGAAAGCTCTACGCGATCAACTTCGTCCTCGGCGTCGTCACCGGGATCACGATGGAGTTTCAGTTCGGCACGAACTGGTCGGAATACTCCAAGTTCATGGGCGACATCTTCGGAATCCCGCTGGCGATCGAGGCGCTCCTCGCCTTCTTCCTCGAGTCGACCTTCTTTGGCATTTGGTTCTTCGGTCGGGAGCGCTGGCCGCAGCTTCGGGAGCTTTCCGCGTGGATGGTTGCCCTGGGCACGAACCTCTCGGCCCTCTGGATCATCACGGCCAACGGCTTCATGCAGCACCCGGTGGGGTACAAGATCGTCGAAATCGACGGGCGCAAGCTCATCCACCTGGAGAACTTCTGGGAGGTCTTCTTTAACCCCAACGTCTGGTGGATGCTCGTCCACACGATCCTCGCCTCGTACATCGTCGGTTCGTTCTTCGTCCTCGGCGTGAGCGCCTACCACTTCTTGAAGGGCGTAAGCGGCCGGAAGCGCGAGTTTTTCGAGCGCTCCTTCCGCATGGCGCTCGTGATGGCCGTCCTCGCCACGCTTCTTACGGCCGTCACGGGACACTTCCAGGGCGTGAACACCGCCCGGACGCAGCCGGTTAAGGCGGCCGCCTTTGAGGCCGTCTGGGAAGGCGGCAAGGGTGTTCCCTTCTACCTCTTCAGCATTCCCGTTCCTTCCCAAGAAAAGAACATCCTCGAGTGCTGCCCGATTCCCTACCTCGGTAGCTTCCTCTACACGAACAATCCCTTTGGCGAAGTGAAGGGTCTCAAGGACTTCCCCGCGGAGGATCGGCCGCCGGTTGTCGTGGTCACGTGGGCCTTCCGCCTCATGGTCGGCCTCGGAATCTACTTCCTCGCCGTGGCCGTCTACACCTGGTGGAAGTACCGTAGGGGTGGGCTGGAAGCGCTCGAGCGTTCGCCGAAGCTCCTCAAGGTGCTCCTCTACTCGATTCCCCTTCCCTACATCTCCCATTGGCTCGGATGGAGTGTGACGGAGTTCGGCCGTCAGCCGTGGGTGGTGTACGGCCTCATGCGGACGAGCGAGGCCGTCTCTCCGGTGAGCGTCGGCGACGTGGTCTTCTCCCTCGTCGGGCTTACGTTCTTCTACGGCGTGCTCATCGTGGCGGACATCTACCTCCTCTCCAAGCTCGCGAAGGAAGGTCCGCACCTCGAAGAGGCTCCCGGCAAGGGCATCTCCGGCCGTCCGGTGGAAGCGTGA